A stretch of Christensenellaceae bacterium DNA encodes these proteins:
- the rbsA_1 gene encoding ribose import ATP-binding protein RbsA — protein sequence MSITPLLQANGMTKTYGAGAVVALNNVDFTITAGEVHALMGENGAGKSTLAKLISGIEPADSGKIFIEGVEKEINTPLDAITNGISIVMQEFNSMPHLPVYENIFLGHNELFKRGVFSKAEAITRTNELLRLFDMEHHINPETLLSELSVAEQQIVEIIKAVSYNSKIIFFDEPTASLTNNEAVRLFEVMRRLKSQGLGLVIVSHRFSEIFEISDRITVLRDGLLMLGNEDMRQMTEQKLVKAMVGHEIKEFYGEKLPLEEGVEKKAMLKVEHLSDTYNFIKDLSFEAYTGEILGFSGLVGAGRTQLARCIFGADPRKSGTVTVDGVSIKENSPASAIRAGLSLATENRKQEGLILNMSVLQNSAFAKTANSKAALLPHKSEREDCNRMIGDLNIKVSSADNAVSSLSGGNQQKVVLSKWLLTDPKVFILDEPTRGIDISAKVEIYNILHKLVSQGICVIVISSELPELLGICDRIIIMRDGKIVADMNDKENEFFEENIMNFASFGTSGSEHNPTDSVEVS from the coding sequence GTGAGTATAACACCATTGCTTCAGGCAAACGGAATGACCAAAACGTACGGCGCAGGCGCGGTTGTTGCCCTCAACAATGTGGATTTTACCATAACCGCAGGCGAGGTCCACGCTCTGATGGGGGAAAATGGCGCCGGAAAATCTACCCTCGCGAAGCTTATAAGCGGGATTGAGCCGGCCGATTCGGGCAAGATTTTTATCGAAGGCGTTGAAAAGGAAATCAATACGCCTTTGGATGCGATTACAAACGGTATCTCCATCGTGATGCAGGAATTTAATTCCATGCCGCATTTGCCGGTATACGAAAACATTTTTTTAGGGCACAACGAGCTTTTCAAAAGAGGCGTTTTCTCCAAGGCGGAAGCCATCACACGCACGAACGAACTGCTGCGCCTGTTTGATATGGAGCATCATATCAATCCGGAAACGCTGCTGAGCGAACTTTCCGTAGCGGAACAGCAAATCGTGGAAATCATTAAAGCGGTTTCTTATAATTCAAAAATTATCTTTTTCGACGAGCCGACGGCTTCCCTCACAAACAACGAAGCCGTCCGGCTGTTCGAGGTAATGCGGCGTCTCAAATCACAAGGGCTGGGGCTTGTTATCGTTTCCCACCGTTTCAGTGAAATATTTGAGATTTCCGACCGTATTACCGTACTGCGCGACGGTCTTCTGATGCTCGGCAACGAAGATATGAGGCAAATGACTGAGCAAAAGCTGGTAAAGGCGATGGTCGGGCATGAAATCAAAGAATTTTACGGCGAGAAGCTTCCCCTCGAGGAAGGCGTGGAGAAAAAGGCAATGCTCAAGGTCGAGCACTTAAGCGATACTTACAATTTTATCAAAGACCTTTCTTTCGAAGCTTATACCGGCGAAATATTGGGATTCTCCGGCCTCGTCGGGGCAGGCCGTACGCAGCTCGCGCGCTGCATCTTCGGCGCCGACCCGCGCAAATCCGGAACGGTGACGGTCGACGGCGTTTCCATCAAGGAAAACTCCCCCGCGAGCGCGATCCGCGCGGGATTGTCGCTGGCGACGGAAAACCGCAAGCAGGAAGGCCTGATCCTCAATATGAGTGTCCTGCAAAATTCCGCTTTTGCGAAAACCGCCAATTCAAAAGCAGCGCTTTTGCCGCATAAGTCCGAACGAGAGGACTGCAACAGGATGATCGGCGATCTGAACATCAAGGTATCCAGCGCCGACAATGCCGTCAGCAGCTTATCGGGCGGCAATCAGCAAAAAGTAGTGCTGAGCAAATGGTTGCTGACAGACCCCAAGGTATTTATCCTTGACGAACCGACGCGCGGTATCGATATTTCGGCAAAGGTTGAAATCTATAATATTTTGCACAAGCTGGTGTCGCAGGGGATTTGCGTAATCGTCATTTCTTCCGAGCTTCCCGAGCTGCTGGGGATCTGCGACAGGATCATTATTATGCGGGACGGGAAAATCGTCGCGGATATGAACGACAAAGAAAATGAATTCTTCGAGGAAAACATCATGAACTTTGCTTCCTTCGGTACATCGGGGAGTGAACATAATCCAACGGATTCAGTGGAGGTATCATAA
- the glxK gene encoding glycerate kinase, protein MKNFILAPDSFKGTMSAQAVCSIWAEAIKRHIPNAEIYELPLADGGEGMVEAFLGACGGQKRTVFVNGPIGGTVEAEYGILPDGTAVLEMAACAGLTLVGENKRPEEATTYGVGEMLKYAAMNGAERIILGLGGSATNDCGIGMAAALGYRFYDVGGKELESLAKNMTGIAHIERPESLPDIRVVAACDVDNPLYGKDGATYTFGPQKGVAGDMLGELDAGLVNMANVIERDLNIRIADVPGAGAAGGLGGGVLAFLGGTLEPGIDLLLDSVHFDDVLEDADMVFVGEGRMDWQSAHGKAPVGISRRAKKHGVPCIALNGMAGQGAEEVYKEGICALFCAAQGARDIAEIVKTCEEDMQRLADAVVRVLCIS, encoded by the coding sequence ATGAAAAATTTTATCCTGGCACCGGATTCTTTTAAAGGAACGATGAGCGCCCAAGCGGTGTGCTCTATCTGGGCGGAAGCGATCAAAAGGCATATCCCGAATGCCGAAATTTACGAATTGCCTCTGGCCGACGGCGGCGAAGGAATGGTGGAAGCGTTCCTGGGGGCGTGCGGCGGACAAAAACGGACTGTTTTTGTAAACGGCCCGATAGGCGGCACAGTTGAGGCGGAATACGGAATTTTGCCGGATGGAACGGCTGTTCTTGAAATGGCGGCGTGCGCGGGCCTGACGCTCGTCGGGGAAAACAAGAGGCCGGAAGAAGCGACGACCTACGGCGTGGGAGAGATGCTTAAGTATGCCGCGATGAACGGCGCCGAAAGAATAATCTTGGGTCTTGGCGGAAGCGCGACAAACGATTGTGGAATCGGTATGGCGGCGGCGCTTGGATACCGTTTTTATGACGTGGGCGGAAAAGAGCTGGAGTCGTTGGCGAAAAATATGACGGGAATTGCCCATATCGAGAGGCCGGAGAGCTTGCCGGATATTAGGGTTGTCGCGGCATGCGATGTGGATAATCCGCTCTATGGAAAAGACGGCGCTACCTATACTTTCGGTCCGCAAAAGGGAGTTGCCGGAGACATGCTCGGGGAACTGGACGCGGGGCTTGTGAATATGGCGAACGTAATCGAAAGGGACCTCAATATCCGGATTGCCGATGTTCCGGGCGCGGGCGCGGCGGGAGGACTGGGCGGAGGCGTATTGGCGTTTTTGGGCGGTACGCTGGAGCCGGGAATCGACCTGCTGCTTGACTCGGTGCATTTCGACGATGTATTGGAAGACGCGGATATGGTATTCGTAGGGGAAGGGCGGATGGACTGGCAAAGCGCGCATGGCAAAGCGCCAGTCGGTATTTCAAGGCGCGCGAAAAAGCATGGGGTTCCGTGTATCGCGCTCAATGGAATGGCCGGACAAGGCGCGGAAGAAGTTTACAAGGAGGGGATTTGCGCTTTGTTTTGCGCGGCGCAGGGGGCACGGGATATTGCAGAGATCGTAAAAACCTGCGAGGAAGATATGCAGCGGCTGGCGGATGCGGTCGTGCGCGTTTTATGTATATCATAA
- a CDS encoding MFS transporter, which translates to MVLLLVIIYLAFISLGLPDSLLGSAWPTMYEGLGVSIDSVGIISMIIAGGTILSSLWSDRMIKHLGTGKVTLISVAMTAIALMGFSFSNSFVILCLCAIPLGLGAGAVDAALNNFVSLHYKAKHMNWLHCFWGIGASLGPIIMSYSLIQWQSWNCGYGAISLIQFALVIALLFTLPLWKKAAIATDKDAEMQQGLSAKNLIRLSGAKQVLLACFCYCAIESTVGLWGSSYLVTIRGIHSETAAWWISLYYLGITCGRFFSGFLSIKFQSKHMIRFGQILIGAGIIILLLPAKGNALLVGLFLIGLGCAPIFPSLLHETPNHFGSRHSQSMMGLQMACAYVGTTFMPPLFGLLGASISYYLFPFYIAILLAVMIFMVTLAYQKTEIRANFKQLHKKHL; encoded by the coding sequence ATGGTTTTACTTTTGGTAATTATTTATCTGGCATTTATTAGCTTAGGGTTGCCCGATTCGTTACTTGGAAGCGCTTGGCCAACTATGTACGAAGGGTTGGGAGTGTCGATTGATAGTGTCGGGATTATTTCCATGATTATAGCGGGTGGCACTATCTTATCAAGCTTATGGAGCGACAGGATGATAAAACATTTGGGCACTGGTAAAGTCACTTTAATCAGTGTTGCCATGACAGCGATCGCGCTTATGGGCTTTTCATTCTCCAATAGTTTTGTAATACTGTGCTTATGTGCTATTCCATTAGGACTGGGAGCCGGAGCGGTAGATGCCGCTTTAAATAATTTTGTATCCCTACACTATAAAGCAAAGCATATGAACTGGCTGCATTGCTTTTGGGGTATCGGGGCCTCCCTGGGACCAATCATAATGTCCTACAGTCTGATTCAATGGCAATCCTGGAATTGCGGTTATGGGGCAATTAGCCTGATACAGTTTGCGCTGGTAATAGCGTTGCTTTTTACTCTTCCGCTTTGGAAAAAAGCTGCTATTGCGACAGATAAAGACGCGGAAATGCAACAAGGTTTATCTGCCAAAAATCTTATTCGCCTGTCCGGTGCAAAGCAGGTTTTGCTTGCATGTTTTTGCTATTGTGCGATTGAATCTACAGTAGGATTGTGGGGAAGCAGCTATCTTGTGACTATCCGGGGAATACACTCTGAAACTGCTGCGTGGTGGATTTCTTTATACTATTTAGGGATTACATGCGGTAGATTTTTCTCCGGCTTTCTTTCAATAAAATTTCAAAGCAAACATATGATTCGCTTTGGACAGATATTAATCGGTGCTGGCATAATCATTTTGCTTCTTCCAGCGAAAGGCAACGCCTTGTTAGTCGGCTTGTTCTTAATCGGGCTTGGTTGCGCGCCCATTTTCCCCAGTCTGTTACACGAAACACCAAATCATTTCGGAAGCCGGCATTCTCAGTCTATGATGGGATTACAGATGGCCTGTGCATATGTCGGTACAACCTTCATGCCGCCCTTATTTGGGTTGTTAGGTGCAAGCATTAGTTATTATCTATTCCCTTTCTACATTGCTATCTTGCTGGCAGTAATGATATTTATGGTGACGCTTGCATATCAAAAAACCGAAATAAGAGCCAACTTTAAACAATTACATAAAAAACATTTATGA
- the ydeC gene encoding putative HTH-type transcriptional regulator YdeC — MAVRPCSLKIDIRNHESDNRGTPMFPCGGYITEVGGNINNQLPWHWHEEIEIMIVACGTLKLDAPDHAILLKQGEAAFINSNVLHSAASTDNSVCKVKSFVFDPKLVFGFLESAIEQKYVRPLINCPRLCAIHFQNIIQWHREVIECIEMAYDYYQNEPFGHELIVRDCLSRLWFLIVSNYQAELEQYQTSKNTEAIRVKEMLGYIHSHYAEPINLKSIADSAAISERESLRCFNKILGTTPMKYLLGYRISIAAGLLTNSELNISEICRSSGFDSPSYFSLKFRSLVNQTPSEYKKQNKKSKRLAYKHRFGVRI, encoded by the coding sequence ATGGCAGTTAGGCCCTGTTCGCTCAAAATAGATATCCGGAATCATGAATCTGATAACCGAGGAACCCCTATGTTTCCGTGCGGCGGATATATCACTGAAGTAGGCGGCAACATCAATAATCAATTACCGTGGCATTGGCATGAAGAAATCGAGATTATGATTGTTGCATGCGGCACACTAAAATTGGATGCGCCTGATCACGCTATATTATTAAAGCAAGGAGAGGCTGCGTTCATCAACTCAAACGTTTTACATTCTGCGGCGAGTACTGATAATAGTGTTTGCAAAGTGAAATCATTTGTTTTTGACCCCAAACTCGTATTTGGTTTTTTAGAAAGCGCTATCGAGCAAAAATATGTGCGTCCATTAATAAACTGCCCCCGGCTATGCGCTATTCATTTCCAAAACATTATACAATGGCATAGAGAAGTTATTGAATGCATAGAAATGGCTTATGATTATTATCAGAACGAGCCTTTCGGGCATGAGTTGATTGTTCGCGATTGCCTTTCAAGATTATGGTTTTTAATTGTGTCTAATTATCAAGCTGAACTGGAACAATATCAGACTTCCAAAAATACGGAAGCTATTAGGGTAAAAGAAATGCTGGGATATATTCACTCTCATTATGCAGAACCTATCAATCTAAAAAGTATAGCTGATTCAGCAGCAATCAGTGAGCGTGAGAGTTTACGTTGTTTTAATAAAATATTAGGAACAACGCCAATGAAATATTTACTTGGTTATAGGATATCAATTGCCGCTGGCCTCCTTACAAATTCGGAATTGAACATCTCTGAAATATGCAGGTCGTCCGGCTTTGACTCTCCCAGCTATTTTTCGCTAAAATTCAGATCGCTGGTTAACCAAACGCCAAGTGAATATAAAAAACAAAATAAAAAATCCAAACGCCTCGCCTATAAACACAGGTTTGGAGTTCGGATTTAA
- a CDS encoding transcriptional regulator produces MNKKCLVEKVAAKTGFMKKDVEVLTDALLESISDALANNERVQFVGFGTFEVRTRAPRQCKNPRTGEMIKIGETKIPAFKAGKNLKETIESR; encoded by the coding sequence ATGAATAAGAAATGTTTGGTTGAAAAAGTTGCGGCAAAGACAGGCTTTATGAAAAAGGATGTGGAAGTATTAACGGACGCGCTTTTGGAAAGTATTTCGGATGCCCTCGCCAACAACGAGAGAGTGCAATTTGTGGGATTCGGAACGTTTGAAGTAAGGACGCGCGCGCCTCGGCAATGTAAAAATCCCCGCACCGGCGAAATGATCAAAATCGGGGAAACAAAGATTCCTGCTTTCAAAGCCGGAAAAAACCTGAAAGAGACGATCGAGTCGAGGTAG
- the aqpZ gene encoding aquaporin Z: protein MKKYLAEFIGTFVLVLFGCGTAALSGGIGGVTGIVGIALAFGLSIVAMAYCIGNISGCHINPAVSFAMLLSKRMSGKDFVGYVIAQVLGAILASAILMFIVNSADLGGIAQTGLGQDGFGDASFVGLSMGGAFVVEVILTFVFVLTVLGVTSSEKMGSVAGIVIGLTLAFVHIIGIPLTGTSVNPARSLAPAIFMGGEALGQVWLFIVAPLIGAAIAAVIWIGFMKGRQDKRESGEIL, encoded by the coding sequence ATGAAAAAGTATTTGGCTGAATTTATCGGCACGTTCGTACTCGTACTATTCGGGTGCGGCACGGCGGCGCTTTCGGGCGGTATTGGCGGCGTGACGGGGATCGTGGGGATTGCGCTTGCATTCGGTCTTTCCATCGTTGCGATGGCGTATTGCATCGGGAATATCTCCGGATGCCACATCAATCCGGCGGTGTCGTTCGCAATGCTTCTTTCAAAACGCATGAGCGGCAAGGATTTTGTCGGTTATGTGATCGCGCAGGTTCTGGGCGCGATTCTGGCGAGCGCCATCCTGATGTTTATCGTCAACAGCGCCGATCTGGGCGGTATTGCGCAGACGGGCCTTGGGCAGGACGGCTTCGGCGACGCTTCTTTCGTAGGACTCTCCATGGGCGGCGCGTTTGTTGTGGAAGTGATTCTGACTTTTGTTTTCGTATTGACGGTCCTGGGCGTAACGTCTTCTGAAAAGATGGGATCGGTTGCCGGTATCGTGATCGGTCTGACGCTTGCTTTTGTGCACATCATCGGGATCCCGCTGACAGGAACGTCCGTTAATCCGGCAAGAAGCCTGGCTCCGGCGATCTTCATGGGCGGCGAAGCACTCGGGCAGGTATGGTTGTTCATCGTAGCCCCGCTGATCGGCGCCGCGATTGCTGCCGTGATCTGGATCGGTTTTATGAAAGGTAGGCAAGATAAAAGGGAATCCGGCGAGATCCTATAA
- a CDS encoding potassium transporter Trk yields MKKQYVVIGLGRFGTSVAKTLVEQGADVLVIDKNEEKINDAMHYATHGVQADATDENALKSLGIRNFDVACVCLGEIQSSIMAALICKEQGIDLVLVKAQSEVHAKVLYKMSVDKVVFPERDMGIRVAHNLLSSNILDFIELSDDYGIAELEAHASWVGETLIDLDFRKKYGLSVIAIRHGETDVNVNPLPGDRISAGDVVIVIGSEEQISKLEESK; encoded by the coding sequence ATGAAAAAACAATATGTAGTCATTGGCCTAGGCCGCTTCGGTACCAGCGTTGCGAAAACTTTAGTAGAACAGGGAGCGGACGTGCTCGTCATTGACAAAAATGAAGAAAAAATAAATGACGCCATGCATTACGCCACGCACGGCGTGCAGGCGGACGCCACGGACGAAAATGCCTTAAAATCGCTCGGTATCCGCAATTTTGACGTAGCGTGCGTATGCCTGGGCGAAATCCAATCCAGCATTATGGCAGCCCTCATCTGCAAGGAGCAGGGTATCGACCTCGTTCTGGTCAAAGCGCAAAGCGAGGTACATGCCAAGGTGCTTTATAAAATGAGTGTCGACAAGGTCGTGTTTCCCGAACGCGATATGGGCATCCGCGTCGCGCATAATTTGCTTTCGTCCAACATCCTCGACTTTATCGAACTTTCGGACGATTACGGTATTGCCGAGCTGGAGGCACATGCCTCATGGGTGGGCGAGACGCTTATTGACCTTGACTTCCGTAAAAAATACGGCCTCAGCGTGATCGCGATACGGCATGGCGAAACGGACGTAAACGTCAATCCCCTGCCCGGCGACCGTATTTCCGCTGGTGATGTAGTCATCGTGATCGGTTCTGAAGAACAGATCAGCAAGCTTGAGGAAAGCAAATAA
- a CDS encoding potassium uptake protein, TrkH family, which yields MRILKKRRALNPAEILVFGFGGMILIGAILLCLPIASTSGESVGFLTALFSSTSAICVTGLTVIEIGTAYTLFGQFVMLVLIQLGGIGFMTATSMVYMLFGRRITLKDRLVIRDSLNESNLQGVVRMTRNVLIVTLISEVAGMLLLSIRFIPEYGASTGIYYSLFHSVSAFCNAGFDILGLGDSIVSYAKDPLVLGTIMGLIVIGGLGFFVVVELYRKARQGHKYRFSLHTKIVLIATGVLLLAGFVFFLAMESGNPKTLGAPGVTDGDKILGAAFQSVTTRTAGFASIPQANLTPASKIATVALMFIGASPSGTGGGIKTTTAIMLLALIVTVIRGKNDVVLGKRRINKQLVLRAITIITLATLSVAVVTVLISIFEQHHISVSDILYEVTSAFGTVGLSCGITASLSPVSQILLILTMFGGRVGFFTVSLALAKRMSRQQSCNFRYPEDKIMIG from the coding sequence TTGCGTATTCTGAAAAAAAGAAGGGCGCTGAATCCGGCGGAAATACTGGTTTTTGGGTTTGGCGGAATGATTTTAATAGGTGCCATATTGTTATGCCTGCCGATTGCTTCAACCTCAGGTGAATCGGTGGGTTTTTTAACGGCTCTTTTTTCCTCCACTTCAGCCATCTGCGTAACCGGCCTCACGGTCATCGAAATCGGTACAGCCTATACGCTTTTCGGGCAATTTGTGATGCTCGTATTAATCCAGCTTGGCGGGATTGGGTTTATGACCGCCACTTCCATGGTTTATATGTTATTCGGGCGGCGTATCACCTTAAAGGACCGTCTTGTAATCCGCGATTCCCTGAACGAGTCCAATCTTCAGGGCGTAGTGCGCATGACGCGCAACGTGCTCATTGTTACGCTCATTTCAGAGGTCGCGGGCATGCTCCTGCTCTCCATTCGTTTCATACCGGAATACGGCGCCAGTACAGGGATTTATTACAGCCTGTTTCATTCTGTTTCCGCTTTCTGTAATGCAGGCTTTGATATTCTGGGGCTGGGAGACAGTATCGTCTCCTACGCTAAGGACCCTCTTGTCCTTGGCACCATCATGGGCCTGATCGTCATCGGCGGACTTGGCTTTTTCGTCGTGGTGGAGCTCTACCGCAAGGCAAGGCAAGGGCATAAGTACCGTTTTTCCCTGCACACCAAAATTGTATTGATCGCGACAGGCGTTCTTCTTTTGGCCGGCTTCGTCTTTTTCCTGGCCATGGAGTCAGGCAATCCCAAGACGCTGGGCGCACCCGGCGTGACCGATGGAGATAAGATTCTGGGAGCCGCTTTCCAGTCCGTGACGACGCGCACAGCCGGTTTTGCCAGCATTCCTCAGGCAAACCTCACACCCGCGTCAAAGATCGCTACCGTCGCGCTGATGTTTATCGGCGCATCACCCTCAGGCACGGGCGGTGGTATCAAAACGACGACTGCCATCATGCTTTTGGCGCTCATTGTGACCGTCATCCGCGGCAAGAACGACGTGGTTCTCGGCAAGCGCCGTATCAATAAGCAGCTTGTGCTGCGGGCAATCACGATTATTACGCTGGCGACGCTGTCCGTGGCGGTCGTGACTGTGCTGATTTCTATTTTTGAGCAGCACCACATCAGCGTATCGGATATTCTCTACGAGGTCACGTCCGCTTTCGGCACGGTCGGGCTTTCGTGCGGTATTACGGCATCCCTGTCGCCCGTGAGCCAGATTCTACTGATCCTGACAATGTTTGGCGGCAGGGTAGGCTTCTTTACGGTATCGCTCGCGCTCGCAAAGCGTATGTCGCGCCAGCAAAGCTGCAACTTCCGTTATCCGGAAGATAAAATCATGATCGGTTAA
- the spo0A_1 gene encoding stage 0 sporulation protein A codes for MLEALDVLIVEDDRKTAEHLEKYLKKQEDIHQVDQVQSAQEALEMLRLTPYDVVVLDLVMPSCDGFDFLERMANMREVARPDAIVVSAINSEEVIRKSFMLGAKYYMIKPFQDEIMYHRIWDVVRLKQPGAQEAGVVLVQEGADSERRITDLFLAIGVPPHLKGYQYLKEAVRLAMENRMIVYSITKQLYPRVAERFGVTPTKVELAIRHAIEVMWERGNIEELNKALGFRVNCNGHKPTNGEFIALLADKLLSRGV; via the coding sequence ATGCTGGAAGCATTGGATGTGCTTATTGTGGAGGACGACCGCAAGACCGCAGAGCATTTGGAAAAATATTTAAAAAAGCAGGAGGATATTCATCAGGTAGACCAAGTGCAGTCCGCGCAGGAAGCGCTGGAGATGCTCAGGCTCACGCCGTACGACGTAGTGGTGCTGGATTTGGTGATGCCGTCATGCGACGGGTTTGATTTTTTAGAGCGTATGGCCAATATGCGGGAGGTCGCGCGTCCGGATGCGATCGTGGTTTCGGCGATCAACAGTGAGGAAGTGATCCGCAAAAGCTTTATGCTGGGAGCAAAATATTATATGATCAAGCCGTTCCAGGATGAAATCATGTACCACAGAATTTGGGATGTGGTACGTTTGAAACAGCCGGGTGCGCAGGAAGCGGGCGTTGTGCTTGTGCAGGAAGGCGCGGACAGCGAACGGCGCATTACGGATTTGTTCCTAGCGATCGGCGTTCCGCCGCATTTGAAAGGATACCAATATCTGAAAGAAGCGGTGCGTCTGGCGATGGAAAACCGTATGATCGTCTATAGTATTACCAAGCAGCTTTATCCCAGGGTGGCCGAACGGTTTGGCGTGACGCCCACCAAAGTGGAGCTGGCGATCCGTCATGCTATCGAGGTAATGTGGGAGCGCGGCAATATAGAAGAGCTGAATAAGGCATTGGGATTTCGCGTTAATTGCAACGGACATAAGCCGACGAACGGCGAGTTTATCGCGCTTTTGGCGGACAAGCTGCTGAGCCGTGGCGTTTGA
- a CDS encoding PadR family transcriptional regulator, translating to MDTQGEILSGLLQELRRGTIVMCVLSQLDEPRYGYSLVQRLNDAGMPTEAGTLYPLLRRLEKQGLLKSEWETGGAKPRKYYAITPEGTEIYRSLLLQWNKMSAVIGRMTGEE from the coding sequence ATGGATACGCAGGGTGAGATATTAAGCGGGCTGTTGCAGGAATTACGCCGGGGAACGATTGTTATGTGCGTGCTTTCTCAGCTCGATGAGCCGCGTTACGGCTACTCGCTGGTACAGCGTTTAAACGATGCTGGTATGCCGACGGAAGCAGGAACGCTCTATCCCTTGCTGCGGCGGCTGGAAAAGCAGGGGCTTTTGAAAAGCGAATGGGAAACGGGCGGAGCTAAGCCGCGTAAGTATTACGCCATTACGCCGGAGGGCACGGAAATTTATCGAAGTCTGCTCCTGCAGTGGAACAAAATGTCTGCGGTCATCGGACGTATGACGGGGGAGGAATAA
- the pck gene encoding phosphoenolpyruvate carboxykinase — translation MSTKQNYAWGEIKKGTYFSAMRTIIETGFYGNNVYPVESLKEAYKLAYDSPGTVVTDLPVYEPEKTGLPADAKILLFNDGNVGGRAAAARCILGSNDYYGEPVTEAKFGPIIREAIYQTRNRTLYHAQAYIGLAPEFMVKAHLCIPEGEENIMYSWLYNFQYLTEEYYKMYGESKEIPEGDLYIFSDPQWSHPDFPMGLAFFAPEHNCACLLGMRYFGEHKKGTLTLAWGVANRNGFVSCHGGQKRYNLKDGSKFVAGVFGLSGSGKSTITHAHHGGKYDITVLHDDAFVIDRNDASSVALEPAYFDKTQDYPMDSEDNKYLVTVQNNGVTLDDKGRKVLVTEDIRNGNGRAMKSKLWSPNRVDVFHEPANAIIWLMKDPTLPPVMKIDDPVLASTMGATLATKRTTAERLAPGVDPDALVVEPYANPFRTYRLADDYIGFRSLFADKGLDCYIFNTGHFGEKKVTPQITLGSLEAIIEGTAAFTSFGNIDGMSYLPVDGFDPDFKDAEYKKQLVARMKDRIGFISSRDEFDKLPDETLDVLKKVVQQAEKI, via the coding sequence ATGTCAACAAAACAAAACTATGCATGGGGCGAGATCAAAAAAGGCACTTATTTCTCGGCTATGCGCACGATCATCGAAACCGGCTTTTATGGTAACAACGTATACCCCGTAGAATCCCTGAAGGAGGCTTATAAGCTTGCGTACGATTCTCCCGGGACCGTTGTCACGGACCTGCCGGTCTACGAGCCGGAAAAAACGGGGCTTCCGGCCGACGCGAAGATCCTGCTCTTTAACGACGGCAACGTCGGCGGACGCGCGGCGGCGGCACGCTGCATCCTCGGCAGCAACGACTATTACGGCGAGCCTGTGACCGAAGCAAAATTCGGTCCTATCATCCGCGAAGCGATCTACCAGACGCGCAACCGGACTCTTTACCACGCGCAGGCGTATATCGGCCTCGCGCCCGAATTCATGGTCAAAGCGCACCTCTGCATTCCGGAGGGCGAGGAAAACATCATGTATTCCTGGCTTTACAACTTCCAGTATCTGACAGAAGAATACTACAAAATGTACGGCGAGTCCAAAGAAATTCCGGAGGGAGATCTTTACATCTTCTCCGACCCGCAGTGGTCTCATCCGGATTTCCCGATGGGCCTTGCGTTCTTTGCTCCCGAGCACAACTGCGCCTGCCTGCTTGGCATGCGCTATTTCGGCGAACACAAAAAGGGTACGCTCACGCTTGCCTGGGGCGTCGCCAACCGCAACGGCTTCGTCTCCTGCCACGGCGGTCAAAAACGCTACAATTTAAAAGATGGCAGCAAATTCGTAGCTGGCGTATTCGGCCTCTCCGGTAGCGGCAAATCCACGATTACGCACGCACACCATGGCGGTAAATACGACATTACCGTCCTGCACGACGACGCTTTCGTCATCGACAGGAACGACGCTTCCTCCGTGGCCCTCGAGCCTGCGTACTTTGATAAAACGCAGGATTACCCGATGGATTCCGAAGACAACAAATACCTTGTTACAGTACAGAACAACGGTGTAACGCTGGACGACAAGGGCCGTAAAGTTCTCGTTACGGAAGATATTCGCAACGGCAACGGCCGCGCGATGAAATCCAAGCTATGGAGCCCGAACAGGGTGGACGTTTTCCACGAGCCCGCCAACGCGATCATCTGGCTTATGAAAGATCCGACGCTGCCGCCGGTTATGAAAATCGACGATCCAGTGCTCGCTTCCACGATGGGCGCGACTCTCGCGACCAAGCGTACGACTGCTGAGCGCCTTGCTCCCGGCGTCGATCCGGATGCGCTCGTCGTTGAGCCGTATGCAAACCCGTTCCGTACCTACAGGCTGGCGGACGACTATATCGGCTTCCGTTCCCTGTTTGCCGATAAGGGCCTCGATTGCTATATCTTCAATACCGGCCACTTCGGCGAAAAAAAGGTCACGCCGCAAATCACACTGGGAAGCCTCGAAGCGATCATCGAGGGCACAGCCGCCTTTACTTCTTTCGGCAATATCGACGGTATGAGTTATCTGCCTGTTGATGGTTTTGATCCGGACTTTAAGGATGCTGAATATAAAAAACAACTGGTCGCGCGTATGAAAGACAGAATCGGCTTTATTTCTTCCAGAGACGAGTTTGATAAGCTGCCCGACGAAACGCTGGACGTGCTGAAAAAGGTTGTACAGCAGGCAGAGAAAATCTGA